The Candidatus Accumulibacter similis genome has a segment encoding these proteins:
- a CDS encoding glycosyltransferase: MKRVLMIAYHFPPLAGSSGIQRTLRFVQHLPGYGWQPLVVTADPRAYERTSDDLLQEVPTGTVIHRAFALDTSRHLAIHGRHLAWMARPDRWVSWRFDAVRTGLRMIRDYRPDVIWSTYPIATAHLIAAQLHRRTAVPWLADFRDPMAQEGYPANPRTRESFIQIESTAVREARFSTFTTPGAAREYRRRYPEAAARIVVLENGYDEESFPSTAPTDRPPEPLNAGQLTLLHSGLVYPMERDPTQLLRALQTLKETGMLAPGQLKIRFRAAVHDAMLTRIAREHAVDDWIECLPAVGYRAAIAEMLRADGLLVLQASCCNAQIPAKIYEYLRARRPILALTDPAGDTAATLRAACVSHVAPLDSAEAIAAQLMAFVTELRQATAAPPCPEIVRQASRRERTAELARLLEACQGSSA; the protein is encoded by the coding sequence ATGAAGCGTGTCCTGATGATCGCCTACCATTTTCCGCCCCTGGCAGGCAGTAGCGGCATTCAGCGCACGCTCCGGTTCGTTCAACACCTCCCGGGATACGGATGGCAGCCCCTGGTCGTCACTGCTGATCCCCGCGCCTACGAACGAACGAGCGATGACCTCCTGCAGGAAGTCCCGACCGGCACGGTCATCCATCGCGCCTTCGCCCTCGACACCTCCCGTCATCTCGCCATACACGGCAGGCACTTGGCGTGGATGGCACGTCCGGACCGATGGGTGAGTTGGAGGTTCGATGCCGTGCGCACGGGTCTGCGCATGATCAGGGACTACCGACCGGATGTCATCTGGTCTACCTATCCCATCGCTACAGCCCACCTGATCGCAGCTCAGCTCCACCGGCGGACGGCGGTGCCATGGCTGGCCGATTTCCGCGATCCCATGGCGCAGGAGGGCTATCCGGCGAACCCGCGTACCCGGGAGAGTTTCATTCAGATAGAGAGCACGGCAGTGCGCGAGGCCAGGTTCAGCACCTTCACGACGCCGGGTGCCGCACGTGAGTATCGCCGGCGCTACCCCGAGGCGGCTGCACGCATCGTCGTCCTGGAGAATGGCTACGACGAAGAGAGCTTCCCCTCCACGGCGCCCACGGACCGCCCACCCGAACCCCTGAATGCCGGCCAGTTAACCTTGCTGCACAGCGGACTGGTATACCCGATGGAGCGCGACCCGACGCAACTGCTGAGAGCTCTGCAGACTTTGAAGGAGACGGGAATGCTTGCGCCGGGACAGCTCAAGATTCGCTTCCGGGCCGCGGTTCATGATGCCATGCTGACGCGAATTGCCCGGGAGCATGCGGTCGATGACTGGATCGAATGCCTGCCGGCGGTGGGCTATCGGGCAGCAATTGCAGAGATGCTGCGCGCCGACGGACTGCTGGTTCTGCAGGCTTCGTGCTGCAACGCACAGATCCCGGCCAAGATTTATGAGTACCTGCGTGCCCGTCGACCGATCCTGGCGCTCACCGATCCTGCCGGCGACACCGCGGCAACGTTGCGGGCAGCGTGCGTCAGCCACGTCGCACCGCTCGACTCGGCAGAGGCGATCGCCGCCCAGCTCATGGCTTTCGTCACCGAGCTGCGACAGGCGACGGCAGCACCGCCATGCCCCGAGATCGTGCGCCAGGCGTCGCGCCGGGAACGGACGGCCGAGTTGGCCCGCCTGCTTGAGGCCTGTCAGGGCAGTAGCGCGTGA
- a CDS encoding phosphotransferase has protein sequence MLNLVRQALVSSGLVEAQARLVFNVMVSRGEAIAVDVWDSGKDAWYHVQACFYYDLSERFDSYCLAHERFRERTPKPLVHLRLDGWSLLIATACEHRVLNAGDLTAARGSTRLLEQLIGFFAAARTIALDTTGACRHDRFMAEASAFLAAAPAAGGAPLRFLERADRTLWSDIPHVPQHGDFVLNNLGSARGDLLVFDWEDYGATALAGFDIFMISLSVAGMSARSACLIRDTEDPSACPWFFAPRACAVSALPYARFRRAVPLYLVVFRYLKRNYGQEVGQRIDTILEQVLC, from the coding sequence GGTCTTCAACGTGATGGTTTCGCGCGGCGAGGCGATTGCGGTGGACGTCTGGGATTCTGGCAAGGACGCGTGGTATCACGTCCAGGCATGCTTCTACTACGATCTCAGCGAACGCTTCGACAGCTATTGCCTGGCGCACGAGCGCTTCCGTGAGCGCACTCCCAAGCCGCTCGTCCACCTGCGGCTTGACGGTTGGAGCCTGCTGATTGCGACAGCCTGCGAGCACCGGGTGCTGAATGCCGGCGATCTGACGGCTGCCCGTGGATCGACACGGCTGCTCGAGCAGCTGATCGGCTTCTTCGCCGCCGCCAGAACCATAGCTCTCGACACTACGGGCGCCTGCCGTCACGATCGTTTCATGGCCGAGGCCAGTGCTTTCCTGGCAGCTGCTCCCGCTGCGGGCGGCGCGCCCCTGCGTTTTCTGGAGCGGGCCGACCGGACTCTGTGGTCAGACATTCCCCACGTACCACAACATGGTGACTTCGTGCTCAACAATCTTGGTTCGGCGCGCGGCGACCTGCTGGTTTTCGACTGGGAGGACTATGGTGCGACGGCGCTTGCCGGCTTTGACATCTTCATGATCAGTCTCTCAGTCGCCGGCATGAGCGCGAGGTCGGCATGCCTGATCCGCGATACCGAGGATCCGTCAGCCTGCCCGTGGTTCTTCGCGCCGCGCGCCTGCGCGGTGTCGGCACTGCCCTATGCGAGATTCCGCCGCGCAGTACCGCTCTACCTCGTCGTTTTCAGGTACCTGAAGCGCAATTACGGACAGGAGGTTGGTCAGCGGATCGACACCATTCTCGAGCAGGTGTTGTGTTGA
- a CDS encoding FkbM family methyltransferase: MLGEGRKLLSLMRGVRNPLPAVLDRLGQRRQPYVLRRHDGVSIEVRPGVGDLFGFYEILLRNDYLASGQVLKEGDTVIDVGANIGCFSVLAARVVGPKGRVLAIEPEESTYRQLVRNIELNRLNNVTALKLAVGAECGALKLHSASNRLFSSFYTSVNGQVVAGMDQDVEVTTLAELMAAHGVRGCDYLKLDCEGAEHEIVRTMSADTAQRIRQITVELHRVPGHDGAVFADRLIGLGYEKVGSSTLPYYRRRPV; the protein is encoded by the coding sequence ATGCTTGGCGAAGGAAGGAAGCTGCTTTCGTTGATGCGGGGTGTCCGCAATCCGCTGCCCGCGGTGCTCGATCGTCTGGGGCAGCGGCGCCAGCCCTATGTGCTGCGCCGGCATGACGGCGTCAGCATCGAGGTGCGGCCCGGTGTGGGCGATCTGTTTGGCTTCTATGAGATCCTGCTGCGCAACGACTATCTCGCATCGGGGCAGGTGCTCAAGGAAGGCGATACGGTGATCGACGTCGGTGCGAACATCGGTTGCTTCTCTGTTCTGGCGGCGCGTGTGGTCGGACCGAAGGGCAGAGTCTTGGCCATCGAGCCGGAGGAATCCACCTACCGCCAACTGGTGCGCAACATCGAACTGAACCGGCTGAACAACGTGACGGCTCTGAAGCTGGCCGTCGGTGCGGAATGCGGCGCACTCAAACTCCACTCGGCTAGCAATCGACTGTTCAGCTCCTTCTACACGTCCGTAAATGGCCAGGTCGTCGCTGGCATGGACCAGGACGTCGAGGTCACGACCCTGGCGGAACTTATGGCCGCGCACGGAGTGCGCGGCTGCGATTATCTCAAGCTTGACTGCGAAGGCGCGGAGCACGAGATCGTCCGGACGATGTCTGCAGATACTGCGCAGCGGATTCGACAGATCACCGTCGAGCTGCATCGGGTCCCCGGGCATGATGGTGCGGTGTTCGCCGATCGGTTGATCGGGTTGGGGTACGAGAAGGTCGGCTCGAGCACACTGCCGTATTACCGACGGCGGCCGGTCTAG
- a CDS encoding lipopolysaccharide biosynthesis protein encodes MTSAEEALSPSRQLVRGSAWMVAARWATRLIGLVSTVILARLLAPEDFGIVAIALIAVGLLETVGYAGVDLALMRPGANSREHFDTAWTIQIIQGLLIAVLLVVFAPWVGLLFSEPRTVGVVQVIALRPLISGFENIGVVAFRKELDFAKDFRFTVYTKLANFAIVVGSAYCLENYWALTIGMTSGSVIAVILSYLMHPYRPRLSLVHVREMWGFSQWLIISRVGSFLNRKTDEVVVGRLLGTSVMGGYHVANELATMPSSELVMPLRRALFPTLSKVAGARDDFEKLFCLSLAAIAALCFSVGFGLMAVAPEFVPLVLGGKWLGAIDAMRWLALYGAFSSLVLTLEMPLWVMGRTRLSAAQTWLELALLVPIAFLAAHLKGMEGVAMARVAVSIAVLPVMLHFVSSSCMIRIGTLYGALWRPCLAGLAMYGILAVLASLVDAPVALLLLLKVLAGVVIFPSVLVVLWLVSGRQAGIEKQAVGTIVRLAERRFRG; translated from the coding sequence ATGACGAGCGCTGAAGAAGCGCTGTCGCCCAGTCGGCAGCTCGTTCGTGGGTCGGCGTGGATGGTTGCGGCCAGATGGGCAACGCGCCTGATCGGGCTGGTCAGCACCGTCATCCTGGCACGGTTGCTGGCCCCTGAGGACTTTGGCATCGTCGCGATCGCCCTGATTGCAGTCGGTCTGCTGGAGACTGTCGGCTATGCCGGTGTCGATCTCGCCCTGATGCGTCCCGGAGCGAACAGCCGCGAGCACTTCGACACGGCTTGGACCATCCAGATCATTCAGGGGCTGCTGATCGCCGTGCTGCTGGTCGTGTTCGCTCCGTGGGTCGGGCTGCTGTTCTCCGAACCGCGCACGGTCGGCGTCGTGCAGGTGATCGCGCTGCGTCCGCTGATCAGCGGTTTCGAGAACATTGGCGTCGTCGCCTTCCGCAAGGAGCTCGATTTTGCCAAGGATTTCCGCTTCACCGTCTATACGAAGCTGGCGAACTTCGCGATCGTCGTCGGCTCGGCGTACTGCTTGGAGAACTATTGGGCGCTGACCATCGGCATGACCAGCGGCAGCGTCATCGCAGTCATCCTGAGCTATCTGATGCACCCCTACCGCCCGCGCCTCAGTCTGGTCCATGTGCGTGAGATGTGGGGATTCTCGCAGTGGCTGATCATTTCCCGAGTTGGTAGCTTCCTCAATCGCAAGACCGATGAGGTGGTCGTCGGTCGCCTGCTCGGCACGAGCGTCATGGGGGGCTACCACGTCGCCAACGAACTGGCGACGATGCCCAGTTCCGAGCTGGTCATGCCCCTGCGCCGCGCGTTGTTTCCGACGCTGTCCAAGGTGGCAGGGGCGCGCGACGACTTCGAGAAGTTGTTCTGCCTGAGCCTTGCGGCGATAGCCGCATTGTGCTTCTCGGTTGGCTTCGGGCTGATGGCGGTTGCTCCGGAGTTCGTGCCGCTCGTTCTCGGTGGCAAGTGGCTGGGGGCGATCGATGCCATGCGCTGGCTGGCTCTCTACGGCGCCTTCTCGTCCCTGGTCCTGACGCTCGAGATGCCTTTGTGGGTGATGGGGCGTACCCGCCTGTCAGCGGCGCAGACCTGGCTGGAACTCGCACTGTTGGTGCCGATCGCCTTTCTGGCGGCGCATCTCAAGGGTATGGAGGGTGTGGCGATGGCGCGTGTGGCGGTATCGATTGCGGTGCTGCCAGTGATGCTGCACTTCGTCTCGTCGTCCTGCATGATCCGGATCGGCACGCTCTATGGAGCGCTCTGGCGTCCCTGTCTGGCGGGATTGGCAATGTACGGCATCCTCGCCGTCCTCGCGTCGCTGGTTGACGCACCCGTTGCGCTGCTTCTCTTGCTGAAAGTGCTTGCCGGGGTGGTGATCTTTCCCAGCGTGCTGGTCGTTCTCTGGCTCGTTTCCGGCCGCCAGGCGGGCATCGAGAAACAAGCCGTGGGCACGATCGTCAGACTCGCCGAGCGCCGGTTTCGCGGTTGA
- a CDS encoding asparagine synthase — MKARLSGHLDLTELLGSATSPELMRSIALQGEHVARDDRAICSLMGSPGYSAHSDAETAPPAALAAAMLSGWHKHGVDLTSHISGGYALVIVDTVRRSIFLAVDRFAIETLCYFTDGKTLAFADRADCIPGHDQQLDPQAIFDYLYFHMIPAPRTIFRQVRRLPAAHALLVDDQGVREIRHWPLRFDEQRRPSFDAARDSFRSLIRDSVAEQLAGQQRVGAFLSGGTDSSTVAGMLCQITGTAAPVYSIGFDAEGYDEMEYARIAARQFGCEHHEYYVTPSDLLASIPAVAQHHDQPFGNSSALPAYYCAQVAKSDGCSRMLAGDGGDELFGGNSRYAMQRLFEFYHSVPLPIRQAIEPMCADGSPLRRIPGLKQATGYVRHSRVTLPARLQSFNLLMQLDPAQVLNADFLAGVDVHEPVRHMQATWDECQARSLINRMLAYDWRYTLADSDLPKVRGATQMAGIAVAYPLLSDRLTDFSMNLPPDWKLRRFKLRWFFKEALRGFLPEEIISKKKKGFGLPFGVWTTRNPALLELARDSLDTLATRGIVRRDFVDRLLREHLPQHPGYYGEMVWILTMLEQWLRRNANAA, encoded by the coding sequence ATGAAAGCAAGATTATCCGGCCACCTGGATCTGACCGAACTTCTCGGCTCCGCAACGTCTCCGGAACTGATGCGGTCGATCGCGCTGCAGGGCGAGCACGTGGCGCGCGACGATCGCGCCATCTGCTCGCTGATGGGCTCGCCTGGCTACAGCGCGCACAGCGATGCCGAAACGGCGCCACCCGCAGCTCTTGCTGCCGCAATGCTATCGGGTTGGCACAAACATGGTGTCGATCTCACCTCGCACATCAGCGGTGGCTACGCGCTGGTCATCGTCGACACCGTGCGTCGGTCGATCTTCCTCGCCGTCGACCGCTTCGCCATCGAGACCCTGTGCTATTTCACCGACGGCAAGACCCTAGCGTTCGCCGACCGCGCCGACTGCATCCCAGGGCACGACCAGCAACTCGACCCGCAGGCAATCTTCGATTACCTGTACTTTCACATGATTCCGGCGCCGCGGACGATCTTCCGCCAGGTACGGCGCTTGCCGGCAGCGCATGCGCTGCTCGTCGACGACCAGGGTGTGCGCGAGATTCGCCACTGGCCCTTGCGTTTCGACGAGCAACGTCGTCCTTCCTTCGATGCCGCACGCGACTCGTTCCGCAGCCTGATCCGCGACAGCGTTGCCGAACAACTCGCCGGGCAGCAACGGGTCGGCGCCTTTCTCTCGGGCGGCACCGACAGTTCGACCGTCGCCGGCATGCTCTGCCAGATCACCGGCACGGCGGCACCGGTGTATTCGATTGGCTTTGACGCCGAAGGTTACGACGAAATGGAGTATGCCCGCATCGCCGCCCGGCAATTCGGCTGCGAGCACCACGAGTACTACGTGACACCATCGGATCTCTTGGCGAGCATCCCGGCCGTGGCCCAGCACCACGATCAGCCGTTCGGGAACTCGTCGGCTCTGCCGGCCTACTACTGCGCCCAGGTCGCCAAGAGTGATGGCTGCAGCAGGATGCTGGCGGGCGACGGCGGCGACGAGTTGTTCGGTGGCAACTCCCGTTACGCCATGCAGCGGCTGTTCGAGTTCTACCACAGCGTACCGCTGCCGATCAGGCAGGCGATCGAACCGATGTGTGCAGACGGCAGCCCCTTGCGCCGAATCCCCGGCCTGAAGCAGGCGACCGGCTACGTGCGTCACTCACGGGTGACACTTCCAGCCCGGCTGCAGAGCTTCAACCTGCTCATGCAACTCGATCCGGCGCAGGTGCTCAACGCCGATTTCCTGGCCGGGGTCGATGTGCATGAACCGGTCCGGCACATGCAGGCGACTTGGGACGAATGCCAGGCCCGCAGCCTGATCAACCGCATGCTGGCCTACGACTGGCGCTATACGCTTGCCGACAGCGACCTGCCGAAGGTCCGCGGGGCGACGCAGATGGCCGGGATCGCGGTTGCCTATCCGCTGCTCAGTGATCGCCTGACCGACTTCTCGATGAACCTGCCACCGGACTGGAAGCTTCGTCGCTTCAAACTGCGCTGGTTCTTCAAGGAAGCCTTGCGCGGCTTCCTGCCCGAAGAAATCATCAGCAAGAAGAAGAAGGGGTTCGGACTGCCGTTCGGCGTCTGGACAACGCGCAATCCGGCGCTGCTCGAACTGGCCAGGGACTCGCTCGATACGCTGGCAACGCGGGGGATCGTCCGCCGCGACTTCGTCGACAGGCTTCTGCGCGAGCATCTCCCGCAGCACCCGGGCTACTATGGAGAGATGGTATGGATCCTCACCATGCTAGAGCAATGGCTCCGCCGCAACGCCAACGCAGCCTGA